In Methanothermobacter tenebrarum, the sequence ATGGTGAAATCGAAGCATTCTTGGACTGATGAGGGTGCTAAGGCTATGATTTCATAGTCACCATGGGATCCCCAGCGGGCTTGCATCATGTCGCTCTGGGAGGCCATTGTGGGTTGGCCTGTGGAGGGGGAACCCCTCTGCACATCTATAACTACTAGGGGTGTTTCTGTCATGGCAGCATAGCCTATATGTTCTTGCATGAGTGAAAATCCAGGACCTGAAGTGGCTGTCATACCCTTTAGACCGCTCCAGGCAGCTCCTATCACGGCTCCTAGCGCCCCTATCTCATCCTCCATTTGTATGAAAACGCCGCCCTCTCTTGGTAAGAGCAGGGCCATCTCCTCGGCTATCTCGGTTGATGGGGTGATGGGGTAACCGGCGAAGAATCTGCACCCGGCTTTTATAGCCCCCCTTGCACATGCCTGATTCCCCTGTATGAAGTATTCTTCAACCATTTTCATCCACCGCTATGGCTTGATCTGGGCAGAATAAAATACAGATCTTGCATTTTTTACACCTATCCTCATGTTCAGGTACTGGGACGTAAACTCCCCTTTTATTTAATGTATCAGATTCTTCATAGACTTTCTCGGGGCAAAACTCTATGCATATGTTACATCCTTTGCAAAGTTCAGGATCTATACGTATCATAGGACATCTTCCCAAAATCCCTTTTATCCTATACCCTTATAATTATTATTTGACATTTAACTTTACCGGCGGGAACTCCCCGTATTGGGGGATGAAAGCCGAAAAGTTTTATATATTTAATACATTTTGTCCTCCACTAGGAGGTTGGGATGCGGTGTCCTCATCCATAGCCCTGTAAAACTGTAGGGAGGATGGGTAGGGTTTGGGACGACCTGAATTCACGCCTGTGGAGACCAAGCGTCGTTGAAGCAGGAAGCCCATCCCATTAGGGAGGGGTAGTTCACCCCACATGTGGGGGGTGTGGCTGATATAACACCTCCTATGAGGGGGTGGTATAATCCTCCCAGTCTATTAGTCTCTTATTATTCTTCTTTCACACTCTCCACATAGATGAGTGGATATTTGAGTTCATCAATGTATTTCATCCGTATAATGGCCTTAACATTCTTGAACCTTGAAGTTATCTTAACATCTAGCATTCTACCCTCAAGGGAGACATACCCAAACTCATTTTCGTCATAATCTAGGTGTATTTCAACCTTAACATCCTCTATACTCGGTTGGAGTCTTATAGAAGATTCGATAGCTGCTTTAAGCGATTCTAGGGTGTCCTGATTGACTGGGGTGCCTGTGAA encodes:
- a CDS encoding 4Fe-4S dicluster domain-containing protein; the protein is MIRIDPELCKGCNICIEFCPEKVYEESDTLNKRGVYVPVPEHEDRCKKCKICILFCPDQAIAVDENG
- a CDS encoding dihydroneopterin aldolase family protein encodes the protein MSSLDEYFKCLSDRERAIFEGAISMGALFHQFTGTPVNQDTLESLKAAIESSIRLQPSIEDVKVEIHLDYDENEFGYVSLEGRMLDVKITSRFKNVKAIIRMKYIDELKYPLIYVESVKEE